The proteins below are encoded in one region of Coffea arabica cultivar ET-39 chromosome 4c, Coffea Arabica ET-39 HiFi, whole genome shotgun sequence:
- the LOC113739821 gene encoding F-box protein At5g49610-like, which yields MWSNLPFDLLANIFSFLSPDSLACAKSSCRHWHQCARYLATPESQRRHPPWFIALPNRSRGLFCCAYNPIDDSNSSSSWYMLPLDFLPIPTRPVSATAGLVLLRSTSTTPFQLAICNPFTRQFRHLPTLNVTRINPAVGVIELDPGHQFGELNFRAYVAGGMSEAPGGGALYEPKVEMYDSRCDTWKVIGSMPVEFAVRLTVWTPSESVYSNGILYWMTSARAYSVMGFEIATNSWRELSVPVADRLEFAALVQRNGKLTLLGGKCGGDACIWELGEGDVWRMIEKVPFELGMRFLGGKGCWDSTKCVGNNGIVCLYKDLGSGMLVWREVVDEGRWEWFWIDGCCSIRGQQLQNFQIKGLLLHPNLAHSSLLNA from the coding sequence ATGTGGAGCAACCTTCCCTTTGATCTCCTAGCTAACATCTTCTCCTTCCTTTCCCCTGACTCCTTGGCCTGCGCCAAATCCTCCTGCCGCCATTGGCATCAATGTGCTAGGTACTTGGCCACGCCGGAGTCGCAGCGGCGGCATCCACCATGGTTCATAGCCTTGCCTAATCGCAGCCGCGGTCTCTTTTGCTGTGCTTATAATCCAATTGACGAcagcaacagcagcagcagTTGGTACATGCTACCGCTTGACTTTCTCCCCATCCCGACCCGACCCGTTTCTGCAACAGCTGGCCTAGTTCTTCTAAGATCAACTAGCACTACGCCTTTTCAATTAGCCATATGCAACCCTTTTACCAGGCAATTTCGGCACCTGCCGACGCTAAATGTCACCAGGATTAATCCAGCAGTTGGGGTCATCGAATTGGATCCAGGCCATCAATTCGGCGAGCTCAACTTCAGGGCCTATGTTGCCGGTGGCATGTCTGAAGCGCCGGGCGGCGGCGCGTTATACGAGCCAAAGGTGGAAATGTACGATTCGCGGTGTGACACGTGGAAGGTTATCGGATCAATGCCAGTGGAATTTGCAGTGAGACTAACAGTTTGGACACCCAGTGAAAGCGTGTACTCCAATGGGATCCTGTACTGGATGACATCAGCCAGAGCCTATAGTGTGATGGGATTCGAGATTGCCACAAATAGCTGGAGAGAATTGAGTGTGCCGGTTGCTGATAGGCTGGAATTCGCAGCATTGGTGCAGAGAAATGGGAAGCTGACGCTCCTTGGTGGCAAGTGTGGTGGTGATGCGTGTATATGGGAGCTGGGAGAAGGGGATGTATGGCGTATGATTGAgaaggtgccatttgaattaGGGATGAGATTTTTGGGAGGAAAAGGCTGTTGGGATAGCACCAAATGTGTTGGCAATAATGGGATAGTTTGCCTGTACAAGGATCTTGGATCAGGCATGTTAGTTTGGAGGGAAGTTGTAGATGAGGGCAGGTGGGAATGGTTTTGGATTGATGGATGTTGTTCGATAAGAGGCCAGCAACTGCAGAATTTTCAGATTAAAGGACTCCTGCTACATCCAAATCTTGCTCATTCCTCCCTCCTCAATGCATAA
- the LOC113740012 gene encoding uncharacterized protein isoform X1, which yields MEISKAVLLHHTFLTEDQLPEVAEMLLERCGHHPLTVAVMGKALRKEVRAEKWEKAISDLSTYATSAPGPISYVNEKEAETTVTIFGSLEFSLEVMPEDSRKLFIAFASLSWAEPLPEACLEAIWSVIGQENLFPLTVCKLVEGSLLMKTDATSIYQVHDMVSLYLNSKENDSVIMLLTESTAEKSAFISPWLFIFGKNAVKIVSEKKIESALGSSEEKQAIIVLESIIQAFMSSELISEIEATRASLSRILGPKIGDLMSAESQSLVALSAKAIISIFTKADFSNYLPSLETTGAVDNLADILQVCDDPMVQTNISTVLAKLAEFGTPGTVDKVLQRIPLSQLADLLSPSAEEWHDSVFTTLISLMKAGKSKAVEKMFASELDKSLIRLLENGSDVTQHHALVILKSFYELGGPSTNGSLGPGILKLLPWQARLRLEKYVLSDQNSLPSPKPQTFDDIIHKMLENSDKRILEAMQDVIPIVEKAGEPIIGDMILRSLLVKRLSELLQGRQEQYLLKAESAFVLMKLACSGGEPCIKKILEYDIIQELVKMMQCDTPELQDSAYTTLHQMLFAQGGVLILDQMFQIGQIDRLVNLIESKSAKTREVSLNCVLDVVEVGNKICLERMFSLQVIEKLAKIEKSRGGSGATVVGFLKGISKCKHLTTAERWVMKQQVVRKARAAVKGHKFETQVMAAIDACLSEGSKGASSTGSRRRHKR from the exons ATGGAAATAAGCAAGGCAGTTCTTCTACACCATACCTTTCTTACGGAGGATCAGCTACCA GAGGTTGCTGAAATGTTGCTGGAACGTTGTGGTCACCATCCTTTAACAGTTGCTGTCATGGGCAAGGCTCTTCGCAAAGAAGTAAGAGCTGAGAAATGGGAAAAGGCCATATCCGACCTATCAACATATGCCACATCTGCACCAGGTCCAATTTCATATGTAAATGAGAAAGAAGCTGAGACCACCGTTACCATATTTGGATCACTTGAGTTCAGCCTTGAAGTGATGCCAGAAGACTCAAGAAAGCTGTTTATTGCTTTCGCTTCTCTTTCATGGGCAGAACCTCTTCCTGAAGCTTGCCTAGAGGCCATATGGTCGGTTATTGGGCAGGAAAATTTGTTTCCTCTTACAGTTTGCAAGCTTGTTGAAGGTTCTCTACTGATGAAAACTGATGCCACTTCTATATACCAAGTACATGACATGGTTTCCCTATACCTTAACAGCAAGGAAAATGATTCAGTTATTATGCTTCTGACAGAATCTACTGCTGAGAAATCAGCATTTATCAGTCCCTGGCTTTTTATTTTTGGGAAGAATGCAGTTAAAATAGTTTCTGAGAAAAAGATTGAATCTGCACTTGGCTCTTCTGAAGAAAAGCAGGCAATTATTGTCTTGGAATCAATTATTCAAGCATTCATGTCTAGCGAATTAATCTCAGAAATTGAGGCCACCAGAGCAAGCTTGAGTAGGATTTTAGGACCCAAGATTGGAGATCTGATGTCTGCTGAATCACAGAGTCTGGTTGCTCTTTCTGCAAAAGCAATCATCAGCATTTTCACGAAAGCTGATTTCTCCAACTACTTGCCATCCCTTGAAACCACTGGTGCAGTTGATAACCTTGCAGATATATTGCAAGTCTGTGATGACCCTATGGTCCAAACTAACATTTCAACTGTCCTAGCAAAGCTTGCTGAGTTTGGAACCCCTGGCACAGTAGATAAGGTCCTTCAGAGAATTCCGTTGAGTCAGCTGGCAGATTTGCTCTCTCCTAGTGCTGAGGAATGGCATGACAGTGTATTTACAACATTGATTTCATTAATGAAAGCTGGAAAATCGAAAGCTGTTGAGAAAATGTTTGCTTCTGAGTTAGATAAGAGCTTGATTAGACTTCTTGAGAATGGGTCTGATGTTACTCAACACCATGCGCTTGTCATATTGAAGTCATTTTATGAGCTTGGAGGTCCTTCAACAAATGGATCACTTGGCCCTGGTATTCTAAAGTTGCTGCCTTGGCAAGCAAGACTTCGATTGGAAAAATATGTGTTGTCAGATCAAAACTCTCTCCCTTCACCAAAGCCACAGACTTTTGATGATATCATTCACAAAATGCTGGAAAATAGTGACAAGCGAATACTGGAAGCTATGCAAGATGTCATACCAATAGTAGAAAAAGCAGGAGAACCAATAATCGGAGACATGATCTTAAGAAGTCTCCTTGTAAAACGATTGTCAGAACTCTTGCAAGGACGCCAAGAACAATACCTTTTGAAGGCTGAATCTGCCTTTGTACTAATGAAGCTCGCTTGCTCTGGAGGGGAGCCCTGCATTAAGAAAATACTTGAATATGACATCATTCAAGAACTTGTTAAAATGATGCAATGTGACACTCCTGAGCTGCAGGATTCAGCCTACACAACCCTACATCAAATGCTTTTTGCCCAAGGTGGAGTTCTTATTCTAGATCAGATGTTTCAGATTGGACAGATTGATAGGTTAGTTAATTTGATTGAGAGCAAGTCAGCGAAGACCAGGGAGGTGAGCTTGAACTGTGTTCTAGATGTAGTTGAGGTGGGAAATAAAATCTGCTTGGAACGGATGTTTTCTTTGCAAGTAATTGAAAAGCTagccaaaattgaaaagagtCGTGGGGGTTCTGGCGCAACTGTGGTGGGGTTTCTGAAGGGTATTAGTAAGTGTAAGCATCTCACAACCGCAGAGCGTTGGGTGATGAAGCAGCAAGTAGTTAGGAAGGCAAGGGCAGCAGTTAAAGGCCATAAATTTGAAACCCAAGTTATGGCAGCTATTGATGCTTGTCTTTCTGAGGGTTCTAAAGGTGCCAGTAGTACTGGTAgtagaagaagacacaaaagatAA
- the LOC113740012 gene encoding uncharacterized protein isoform X2 yields MLLERCGHHPLTVAVMGKALRKEVRAEKWEKAISDLSTYATSAPGPISYVNEKEAETTVTIFGSLEFSLEVMPEDSRKLFIAFASLSWAEPLPEACLEAIWSVIGQENLFPLTVCKLVEGSLLMKTDATSIYQVHDMVSLYLNSKENDSVIMLLTESTAEKSAFISPWLFIFGKNAVKIVSEKKIESALGSSEEKQAIIVLESIIQAFMSSELISEIEATRASLSRILGPKIGDLMSAESQSLVALSAKAIISIFTKADFSNYLPSLETTGAVDNLADILQVCDDPMVQTNISTVLAKLAEFGTPGTVDKVLQRIPLSQLADLLSPSAEEWHDSVFTTLISLMKAGKSKAVEKMFASELDKSLIRLLENGSDVTQHHALVILKSFYELGGPSTNGSLGPGILKLLPWQARLRLEKYVLSDQNSLPSPKPQTFDDIIHKMLENSDKRILEAMQDVIPIVEKAGEPIIGDMILRSLLVKRLSELLQGRQEQYLLKAESAFVLMKLACSGGEPCIKKILEYDIIQELVKMMQCDTPELQDSAYTTLHQMLFAQGGVLILDQMFQIGQIDRLVNLIESKSAKTREVSLNCVLDVVEVGNKICLERMFSLQVIEKLAKIEKSRGGSGATVVGFLKGISKCKHLTTAERWVMKQQVVRKARAAVKGHKFETQVMAAIDACLSEGSKGASSTGSRRRHKR; encoded by the coding sequence ATGTTGCTGGAACGTTGTGGTCACCATCCTTTAACAGTTGCTGTCATGGGCAAGGCTCTTCGCAAAGAAGTAAGAGCTGAGAAATGGGAAAAGGCCATATCCGACCTATCAACATATGCCACATCTGCACCAGGTCCAATTTCATATGTAAATGAGAAAGAAGCTGAGACCACCGTTACCATATTTGGATCACTTGAGTTCAGCCTTGAAGTGATGCCAGAAGACTCAAGAAAGCTGTTTATTGCTTTCGCTTCTCTTTCATGGGCAGAACCTCTTCCTGAAGCTTGCCTAGAGGCCATATGGTCGGTTATTGGGCAGGAAAATTTGTTTCCTCTTACAGTTTGCAAGCTTGTTGAAGGTTCTCTACTGATGAAAACTGATGCCACTTCTATATACCAAGTACATGACATGGTTTCCCTATACCTTAACAGCAAGGAAAATGATTCAGTTATTATGCTTCTGACAGAATCTACTGCTGAGAAATCAGCATTTATCAGTCCCTGGCTTTTTATTTTTGGGAAGAATGCAGTTAAAATAGTTTCTGAGAAAAAGATTGAATCTGCACTTGGCTCTTCTGAAGAAAAGCAGGCAATTATTGTCTTGGAATCAATTATTCAAGCATTCATGTCTAGCGAATTAATCTCAGAAATTGAGGCCACCAGAGCAAGCTTGAGTAGGATTTTAGGACCCAAGATTGGAGATCTGATGTCTGCTGAATCACAGAGTCTGGTTGCTCTTTCTGCAAAAGCAATCATCAGCATTTTCACGAAAGCTGATTTCTCCAACTACTTGCCATCCCTTGAAACCACTGGTGCAGTTGATAACCTTGCAGATATATTGCAAGTCTGTGATGACCCTATGGTCCAAACTAACATTTCAACTGTCCTAGCAAAGCTTGCTGAGTTTGGAACCCCTGGCACAGTAGATAAGGTCCTTCAGAGAATTCCGTTGAGTCAGCTGGCAGATTTGCTCTCTCCTAGTGCTGAGGAATGGCATGACAGTGTATTTACAACATTGATTTCATTAATGAAAGCTGGAAAATCGAAAGCTGTTGAGAAAATGTTTGCTTCTGAGTTAGATAAGAGCTTGATTAGACTTCTTGAGAATGGGTCTGATGTTACTCAACACCATGCGCTTGTCATATTGAAGTCATTTTATGAGCTTGGAGGTCCTTCAACAAATGGATCACTTGGCCCTGGTATTCTAAAGTTGCTGCCTTGGCAAGCAAGACTTCGATTGGAAAAATATGTGTTGTCAGATCAAAACTCTCTCCCTTCACCAAAGCCACAGACTTTTGATGATATCATTCACAAAATGCTGGAAAATAGTGACAAGCGAATACTGGAAGCTATGCAAGATGTCATACCAATAGTAGAAAAAGCAGGAGAACCAATAATCGGAGACATGATCTTAAGAAGTCTCCTTGTAAAACGATTGTCAGAACTCTTGCAAGGACGCCAAGAACAATACCTTTTGAAGGCTGAATCTGCCTTTGTACTAATGAAGCTCGCTTGCTCTGGAGGGGAGCCCTGCATTAAGAAAATACTTGAATATGACATCATTCAAGAACTTGTTAAAATGATGCAATGTGACACTCCTGAGCTGCAGGATTCAGCCTACACAACCCTACATCAAATGCTTTTTGCCCAAGGTGGAGTTCTTATTCTAGATCAGATGTTTCAGATTGGACAGATTGATAGGTTAGTTAATTTGATTGAGAGCAAGTCAGCGAAGACCAGGGAGGTGAGCTTGAACTGTGTTCTAGATGTAGTTGAGGTGGGAAATAAAATCTGCTTGGAACGGATGTTTTCTTTGCAAGTAATTGAAAAGCTagccaaaattgaaaagagtCGTGGGGGTTCTGGCGCAACTGTGGTGGGGTTTCTGAAGGGTATTAGTAAGTGTAAGCATCTCACAACCGCAGAGCGTTGGGTGATGAAGCAGCAAGTAGTTAGGAAGGCAAGGGCAGCAGTTAAAGGCCATAAATTTGAAACCCAAGTTATGGCAGCTATTGATGCTTGTCTTTCTGAGGGTTCTAAAGGTGCCAGTAGTACTGGTAgtagaagaagacacaaaagatAA